A window of Mixophyes fleayi isolate aMixFle1 chromosome 10, aMixFle1.hap1, whole genome shotgun sequence contains these coding sequences:
- the LOC142103378 gene encoding uncharacterized protein LOC142103378: MSRDRRGAEAEEREMEVEGSEEGEGEVEETGQSRKTKTGRNVRFSHDENCVLVHNIIPCYEVILGNLAARTPLRRRHQLWGRVCDAVNAVGPLKRTVAHCRKRFSDIKRRLKEKMAQERRSTRRTGGGPPLRVEYTSYEEELRQIMPREIVEGINVQDTDSPSFAQGVDSPGPQLSPIPTATPPPSVRDSATEEQAGPSSYQAPQVESLQMSPEPDEQTIITLETVDAPVSGFQDVAPGPAEAPAHQQPAPQSMDPAREMAQSIGAFQQQQSVFMESQTHNISQIAAQLRRIHRTNSQIPAAINRLANAWEQSNLQMAQMTGAVEALNSSVREGNANLTRLAGRPTAARTHCPLACTLFLGHHKYR; encoded by the exons atgtccagagataggaggggagcagaggctgaggagagggagatggaggttgaggggtcagaggagggagagggagaggttgaggagacaggacagagcaggaagaccaagacagggaggaatgtgcgcttctcacatgatgagaattgtgtgttggtgcacaatatcattccctgctacgaggtgatcttggggaacctggcagcccggactccgctaaggcggcgccaccaattgtgggggagagtgtgcgacgctgttaacgcggtgggcccactaaagaggacagtggcgcactgccgcaagagattttcggacattaagaggaggttgaaggaaaaaatggcccaggaaaggaggtccacaagacgcacgggtggtggcccccctcttcgcgttgaatataccagctatgaggaggagctgcggcagataatgccccgtgaaatagtggagggaattaatgtgcaagacacagattcgccctcgtttgcccaaggagttg attcacctggaccacagttgagtcccattcctacagctacacctccaccttcagtcagagattcggccacagaagagcaagcag ggccctcttcataccaggcacctcaggtggagtccctccaaatgtcccctgagccagatgagcaaaccataatcaccctggaaacagtggatgcccctgtgtctggtttccaggatgttgcacctggccctgctgaagccccagcacaccagcagccggcacctcagagtatggacccagcccgtgaaatggcgcagtctattggtgctttccagcagcagcaatcagtcttcatggagagccaaactcacaacatttcccaaattgcggcccagttgaggcggatacaccgcacaaatagccaaattcctgctgcaatcaatcgtctggctaatgcctgggagcaatccaatctgcagatggcccaaatgactggggctgtggaggcattaaattcctccgttcgcgaggggaatgcgaacctgacccggctggcaggcaggccaactgcagcaagaactcattgcccgcttgcctgcacccttttcctcggccaccacaagtaccgctag